In one Dama dama isolate Ldn47 chromosome 5, ASM3311817v1, whole genome shotgun sequence genomic region, the following are encoded:
- the EVI2B gene encoding protein EVI2B, which produces MDLKYFILILFCGHLNDTFFSETEATTTEKQPQSTLFRPSMPYISANSQGMIENPSSQPTQFNNLSSGQPITTAKVAAGQPTPAAYASSGKPAAHTSAVQPLVYNVTRKTIQIANTSSQGTALPVFTSARQLPPSAYSSTRQSPPSVYTPTQQPSSTHNSSRKSIPPTAHNIAIQPTPTVKSSPRKTPGFNFEFSSTTNIPKEANYDNSIAAILIGAILTTMLVVILMIVLWKCLRKPVLNDQNWAGRSPFADGETPDTCLDNIRENEAFPKRSSIISLTVWKPSKSALLADDLEIKLFESNANTEVSNNPKTEKIKDQANGTSEDSGDGSTIGTAVSSSDDADLPPPPASLLDTEGQEGNKSDKFTMITESPLPNDSTSLPPSLDCLNQISEHHNSESKQSFPPPPDSFNLTLPPGDLMKNQEDSSNEIQFQEFPIPPDFDQDLNESLPPPPAEL; this is translated from the coding sequence atggaTCTCAAGTATTTcatcttaattttgttttgtggACACCTGAATGATACTTTTTTCTCAGAGACAGAAGCAACTACAACAGAGAAGCAACCACAATCTACTTTATTTAGACCATCAATGCCATATATTTCGGCGAATTCTCAGGGCATGATAGAGAATCCTTCAAGTCAACCAACACAATTCAACAACCTATCTTCTGGACAACCAATAACAACTGCCAAAGTTGCTGCTGGACAACCAACACCAGCTGCCTATGCTTCTTCTGGGAAACCAGCAGCACATACTTCTGCTGTACAACCACTTGTCTATAATGTCAccagaaaaacaatacaaatagCCAACACCTCCTCCCAAGGAACAGCACTGCCTGTGTTTACCTCTGCCAGACAGCTACCACCATCTGCCTATTCTTCTACCAGACAATCACCACCATCAGTTTACACTCCCACTCAACAACCATCATCTACCCACAACTCTTCTAGGAAATCAATACCCCCGACTGCTCATAATATAGCCATACAACCAACACCAACTGTCAAAAGTTCACCTAGGAAGACACCAGGATTCAACTTCGAATTTAGCAGTACAACAAATATCCCAAAGGAAGCCAATTATGATAATTCAATAGCAGCCATATTAATTGGTGCAATTCTGACTACTATGTTGGTAGTTATACTCATGATTGTATTATGGAAATGTTTGCGAAAACCAGTGTTAAATGATCAAAACTGGGCAGGTAGGTCTCCGTTTGCTGATGGCGAAACCCCTGACACATGCTTGGATAACATTAGAGAAAATGAAGCATTCCCAAAACGTTCATCAATTATTTCACTTACGGTTTGGAAACCAAGCAAAAGTGCACTTTTAGCAGATGACTTAGAAATTAAGTTGTTTGAATCAAATGCAAACACTGAAGTTTCTAACAATcccaaaacagagaaaataaaagatcagGCGAATGGTACATCAGAAGACAGCGGTGATGGATCAACAATCGGCACGGCTGTTTCCTCTTCAGATGACGCAGATCTGCCTCCACCACCTGCTTCCCTTCTTGATACCGAAGGACAGGAGGGGAACAAATCAGACAAATTCACAATGATAACTGAATCTCCTCTTCCAAACGATTCCACCAGTCTCCCACCATCTCTAGATTGTCTCAATCAAATCTCTGAACATCATAATTCTGAGTCCAAACAGTCATTTCCACCTCCCCCTGACTCATTTAACTTGACCCTGCCACCAGGAGATCTTATGAAAAACCAGGAAGATTCCAGCAATGAGATCCAATTTCAGGAATTTCCTATTCCTCCTGACTTTGATCAAGATCTCAATGAATCTCTGCCACCCCCACCTGCAGAACTGTAA